The stretch of DNA TACCGGTGGGGCGCCCCTTGCCCGCGTTGGGCGCGGCCGTGCCCGAGTGCCGCCCGTGTCGGGCCGGGTCCGCCGGGAAGGCCTAGCCTGTGGCGGAAACCGGGGAGACACACCACCGCAGAACCGAGAGGAACCACCCGTGATAGTCGTCGCCGGAGAGGCCCTGATCGACCTGGTCCCGCAGGAGACCGCCGGTGCCTTTGGCAGTGGTGATGCCGGGCTGCCCGCGCTCGCCCCGCGGCTCGGCGGCGGTCCGTACAACACCGCGGTGGCCCTCGGCCGTCTCGGCTCCCCCGTGGCCTTCTGTTCGCGGATCTCGGCTGACGCGTTCGGCGAGGCGCTGGTCGACGGGTTGCGGGCCGCGGGTGTCGAGGTGGCGTACGTCCAGCGGGGTCCCGAGCCGACGACGCTCGCGGTCGCCTCGATCGGCGCGGACGGCTCCGCCGGTTACTCCTTCTACGTCGAGGGCACGGCGGACCGGCTCTTCACGGCCCCGGAGAGGCTGCCCGACGACGTACGCGCGGTGTCGTTCGGCACGTGCTCGCTCGTCCTCGAACCGGGCGCGAGCGCGTACGAGGAGCTGATGCGCCGGGAGGCGGCGCGGGGCGTCTTCACGGCGCTCGACCCCAACATCCGGGCGGGCCTGATCCCGGACGCGGACGCCTACCGGGCCCGGTTCAAGAGCTGGCTGCCGTCGGTCTCCCTGCTCAAGTTGTCGCAGGAAGACGCGAGTTGGCTCGGCGGCACGCCGCGCGAGTGGCTCGCGTCCGGGCCCGGCGCGGTGGTGGTGACGCGGGGCGGCGAGGGTCTCACCGTCTTCACGCGCGACGGCGGGGAGTGGTCCGTGCCGGGCGAGCGGGTCGACGTGGTGGACACCATCGGAGCGGGCGACACGGTCAACGCGGCACTGCTGCACGGACTTTCCGCCCGGGACGCGCTGTCCGCGGAGTCTCTGTCCGGCCTCGGAGCTGACAGCTGGGGCGAGGTCCTGCGCTTCGCGGCACGCGCGGCCGCCGTCACCGTGTCCCGCGCGGGCGCTGAGCCTCCGTACGCGAAGGAGCTGGGGTGAGACGGGCCCGCATGCGGACTTGGCGGTCAGCCCGTCACCGCGCGCAACCCGCCCGGCCTGCGGCCGTTGAGGCGGTCGAGCGCGGCCGTTGAGGCCTCGTCGGCCGGCAGGTGGACGACCAGGCGCTGGCCATCGGTGTCGGGCAGCGTCAGCGTCTCGTACGACAGCCGCACCGCCCCGGCCTCCGGATGCGTCAGGCTCGCGACGCCGCTGTGCCGGGGCAGCCGCGGCACGACCGACATCCGGTCGGCGAAGGGCGCACCGGCCATGACGGTCAACTCGTCGGCGAATCCCACGGCATGGGGGTCGGCGAGCATGGACTCGGCGCGGAGCGAGGCGACCAGTTCGTCGGCGACCTGGTCCCACTCGGGGTAGGCGGCGCGGGCCCGCTCGTCGGTGAACAGGAACCGGATGAGATTGGGCCGCTCGTCATCGAGGAGCCCGATGGGCCGCATGATCCGCTCATAGCCCGAGGTGTACGCGAGGACATCGCTGAGCCGGTTGAACAGGACGGCGGGGGTGGGCTCCAGGCGTTCGATGAGCGTCCGCACGGTGGGGCGCACCGACCGGGACGGCACGCTCGGTGTCGGGCAGCAGGGGTCGCCGGTCGTCGCCTTCTCCAGGCGGCGCAGGTGGAGGCGTTCCTCCATGGAGAGCCGCAGCGCGTCGGCGAGCGCGCCCATCACCTGCGGGGACGGGTGGCGGTCGCGGCCCTGTTCGAGGCGGGCGAGGTACTCGACGCTGACGCCGGCGAGCGT from Streptomyces sp. BA2 encodes:
- a CDS encoding MmyB family transcriptional regulator; the protein is MSDNELGTFLRTCREAVTPAEVGLPTGPRRRTPGLRRSEVATLAGVSVEYLARLEQGRDRHPSPQVMGALADALRLSMEERLHLRRLEKATTGDPCCPTPSVPSRSVRPTVRTLIERLEPTPAVLFNRLSDVLAYTSGYERIMRPIGLLDDERPNLIRFLFTDERARAAYPEWDQVADELVASLRAESMLADPHAVGFADELTVMAGAPFADRMSVVPRLPRHSGVASLTHPEAGAVRLSYETLTLPDTDGQRLVVHLPADEASTAALDRLNGRRPGGLRAVTG
- a CDS encoding PfkB family carbohydrate kinase yields the protein MIVVAGEALIDLVPQETAGAFGSGDAGLPALAPRLGGGPYNTAVALGRLGSPVAFCSRISADAFGEALVDGLRAAGVEVAYVQRGPEPTTLAVASIGADGSAGYSFYVEGTADRLFTAPERLPDDVRAVSFGTCSLVLEPGASAYEELMRREAARGVFTALDPNIRAGLIPDADAYRARFKSWLPSVSLLKLSQEDASWLGGTPREWLASGPGAVVVTRGGEGLTVFTRDGGEWSVPGERVDVVDTIGAGDTVNAALLHGLSARDALSAESLSGLGADSWGEVLRFAARAAAVTVSRAGAEPPYAKELG